In a genomic window of Penaeus vannamei isolate JL-2024 chromosome 38, ASM4276789v1, whole genome shotgun sequence:
- the LOC138859850 gene encoding uncharacterized protein, whose protein sequence is MEFLLCLRCPCKCLQPSCVKEMEMEELRYKLHRQKRRRVALQRLQEREEETRREREREEQRILEKALHHQHFRRIYRIDRVSQSTDDGETTSLGSRASILRNSEMIGAVGGVLGSQSSLEGAGDGGRRRRGSRLEGKRIGVGLRKDDDEEGAHGGTSYPGGTGGMHTPGSAIGHLNLESDYPTTPVIYRKNSKVTIDAPLSQEEIDQDLLDCRRRRSSRLASLPEGVRIPASGVSERALVRPQSLLCQPSVSHPQQRPDSELDDEDDDDEEECEPESEIESSDERRPNQRLSLGVDKDWLKGLEADPLTGRAPNQRCSLMTYRDWLRDGQGRSEHQRITSWLCSSVPRCRSEPRLPQANARAKSNSLLVPKEKTNQRTERSHSRTRYPGTTPSSSGAKAGSEVKKKGNFLKWRGREEEAERDEREHRARARRKEKERLEEEGETQVEVSEKKERRQTLAGVLGGVFAPSVFSQSPYLLRYNTLTLDVISSALWINNDISLRLNTFLHEGGPISRKDFIFITSMIRLFLIET, encoded by the exons ATGGAGTTCCTGCTGTGCTTACGATGCCCCTGCAAATGCCTCCAGCCGTCCTGCGtcaaggagatggagatggaggaattGCGGTACAAGCTCCACCGGCAGAAGCGGAGGCGCGTGGCCCTCCAGCGGCTCCAGGAGCGCGAGGAGGAGACTCGgcgcgagagagagcgggaagaacAGAGGATCCTGGAGAAGGCTTTGCACCATCAGCATTTCCGGAGGATCTATAGGATTGACAGGGTGTCGCAGTCCACTGACGACGGCGAGACGACGTCCTTGGGATCCCGCGCGAGCATTCTGAGGAACTCTGAAATGATCGGTGCTGTCGGGGGCGTCCTGGGGAGCCAGAGCTCTTTGGAAGGCGCGGGAgacggtggaagaaggagaaggggaagtagatTGGAAGGAAAAAGGATAGGAGTAGGGTTacgaaaagatgatgatgaagaaggggcACATGGAGGAACCTCTTATCCTGGTGGGACAGGGGGCATGCACACCCCTGGGAGTGCCATAGGACACTTGAATCTCGAGAGTGACTACCCCACGACCCCAGTCATCTACAGGAAAAACTCGAAGGTTACCATCGATGCCCCGCTGTCTCAAGAAGAAATAGATCAAGATCTGCTGGACTGCAGAAGGCGGAGGAGCTCCAGGCTTGCCAGTCTCCCCGAAGGCGTTCGCATACCGGCTTCGGGCGTAAGCGAACGCGCGCTCGTGAGGCCCCAGAGCCTTCTGTGTCAGCCGTCTGTCTCTCATCCGCAGCAGAGGCCAGACTCGGAGCTTGATgatgaggacgacgacgacgaggaagagtgCGAGCCCGAGAGCGAGATCGAGTCGTCCGACGAACGCAGACCCAACCAGCGGTTGTCTCTAGGAGTGGACAAAGACTGGCTCAAAGGACTAGAGGCTGACCCCCTGACGGGGAGGGCGCCAAACCAGCGCTGCTCCCTCATGACGTACAGGGACTGGCTCAGGGACGGCCAGGGGAGGAGCGAGCACCAGCGCATCACGTCCTGGCTGTGCTCGTCGGTGCCGCGCTGTCGGTCCGAACCGCGCCTTCCCCAGGCCAACGCGCGGGCCAAGAGCAACAGCCTCCTCGTCCCGAAGGAGAAGACGAACCAAAGAACTGAAAGGTCACACTCCAGGACGCGGTATCCTGgcaccacgccctcctcctcgggCGCTAAAGCCGGCtcggaggtgaagaagaaggggaacttcttgaaatggaggggaagggaggaggaggcggagagggacgagagggagcaCAGAGCCAgggcgaggagaaaggaaaaggaaag ACTCGAAGAGGAGGGCGAGACGCAAGTCGAGGTCTCCGAGAAGAAGGAGCGGAGACAGACCCTCGCAGGAGTGCTCGGCGGCGTATTCGCGCCCTCAGTCTTTAG TCAGTCTCCTTATCTGCTTAGATATAACACCCTAACATTGGATGTAATTTCT TCAGCGTTAtggattaataatgatatttcgcTGAGATTAAATACTTTCCTTCATGAAGGAGGCCCCATATCACGCAAAGACTTCATCTTCATCACGTCAATGAT AAGATTGTTTCTGATAGAAACATAa